In Allocoprobacillus halotolerans, a genomic segment contains:
- a CDS encoding DEAD/DEAH box helicase family protein, whose protein sequence is MKKVNAQEDEENMDYHDFSLIDAMKKAGIKTLCLDECHHLRTEWWKALEDLKKQLDSLFTISLTATPPYDSSIAMWMRYLDMCGEIDIEITVPELVKEGSLCPHQDYVYFNYPTSKEEKQMKAFQEDVQNVISYIMQHQKFQQAILSHPYATSTLDLDKALENPAYLSSILIYLESQHLSYPKEYLKILGVKKLEKMSEKWMTILLQGFFFDDKEAYRISESDYHELYQYVKSHGMIDQKKVVMQVDIAFEKMLISSLGKCESIQDIVHHEYQCMQKDLKLLILTDYIKGEYEKAIGDETMSVHALGVLPFFEMLRRHSVQQTQSLHLAVLCGSMVIIPASLKTQLEHLVPQDTNLTFQSFPLINDYVKVSMKGNHHEIIEAVSTLFEQEDIQVLIGTKSLLGEGWDCPCVNTLILASFVGSFMLSNQMRGRAIRTYHQNPNKVSHIWHLVCVPPDKGIINRNQEIQQTESDFENLKRRMEHFLGLHYEQDFIENGIERLTAIQYPLNRIHIKQTNQRMLQLSSKRNQLKERWDRSLAIYDKIEVVDELETEDKNMTAVLLYDALRQMILTFLSLIFAFVFVLIISAIFHIQSRYMIYVMFCYGFVAIMSLLWKLKKVLTWRNPLSRLQAFGDGIYQAMLRMHLFELLNCRVQTESQAVFYSIYLSGGTAHDKALFAKCVSDFFDEIDNQRYILYHKHKRNKMDRYFVVPDIFSKRKEDAMIFAQCMQPYIGRYQLIYTRNEAGRKILLQGRKDALANRQNRVMTRKKVKGALE, encoded by the coding sequence ATGAATGTCATCATTTAAGAACAGAATGGTGGAAAGCATTGGAAGATTTAAAAAAGCAGTTAGATTCGCTCTTTACAATTTCATTAACCGCAACACCACCATATGATTCATCCATTGCTATGTGGATGAGATATTTAGATATGTGTGGTGAAATTGATATAGAGATTACCGTTCCAGAACTGGTCAAAGAAGGAAGTTTATGTCCCCATCAAGATTATGTTTATTTTAACTATCCAACATCTAAAGAAGAAAAACAGATGAAAGCTTTTCAAGAAGATGTACAAAATGTTATAAGCTATATAATGCAACATCAAAAGTTTCAACAGGCTATTTTATCCCATCCCTATGCAACATCTACCTTAGATTTAGATAAGGCTTTAGAGAATCCAGCCTATTTATCTTCGATACTTATTTATTTAGAAAGCCAACATTTATCTTATCCTAAAGAGTATTTAAAAATACTAGGAGTTAAGAAATTGGAGAAAATGTCAGAAAAATGGATGACCATTTTACTGCAAGGTTTTTTCTTTGATGATAAAGAGGCCTATAGAATAAGTGAAAGTGATTATCATGAACTCTATCAATATGTAAAATCACATGGAATGATTGATCAAAAGAAAGTTGTAATGCAGGTAGATATTGCTTTTGAAAAGATGCTTATCTCTTCACTTGGCAAATGTGAAAGTATTCAGGATATTGTTCATCATGAATATCAGTGTATGCAAAAGGATTTAAAATTATTAATTTTAACAGACTACATTAAAGGTGAGTATGAAAAGGCTATTGGTGATGAAACGATGAGTGTTCATGCATTAGGAGTCTTGCCATTCTTTGAAATGTTAAGAAGACATAGTGTTCAACAGACACAATCATTACACTTGGCTGTTTTATGTGGCTCAATGGTTATTATTCCTGCTTCTTTGAAAACACAATTAGAACATCTCGTACCTCAAGATACAAATCTCACATTTCAATCATTTCCATTGATTAATGACTATGTGAAAGTATCTATGAAAGGCAATCACCATGAAATCATTGAAGCTGTCAGTACTTTGTTTGAACAAGAGGATATTCAGGTGTTGATTGGAACAAAGTCTTTACTTGGGGAAGGTTGGGATTGTCCCTGTGTGAATACTTTAATTCTAGCAAGTTTTGTTGGTTCTTTTATGTTAAGCAATCAAATGCGAGGGAGGGCTATTCGTACATATCATCAAAATCCAAATAAAGTTAGTCATATTTGGCATCTTGTTTGTGTTCCTCCTGATAAAGGAATTATTAATCGTAACCAAGAGATTCAACAAACAGAAAGTGATTTTGAAAATTTGAAAAGAAGGATGGAACATTTTTTAGGACTTCATTATGAACAAGATTTTATTGAAAATGGAATTGAAAGATTAACAGCCATTCAATATCCCCTTAATCGTATACATATTAAACAAACCAATCAACGTATGTTACAACTCTCTTCAAAAAGAAATCAATTAAAAGAAAGATGGGATCGTTCATTAGCTATTTATGATAAGATTGAAGTTGTTGATGAACTGGAAACAGAAGATAAAAATATGACAGCTGTTTTATTATATGATGCTTTAAGACAAATGATTTTAACTTTTTTAAGTTTGATTTTTGCTTTCGTTTTTGTGTTGATTATCAGTGCTATTTTTCATATCCAAAGTCGTTATATGATTTATGTGATGTTTTGTTATGGCTTTGTAGCGATCATGAGTCTTTTATGGAAACTTAAAAAGGTGCTTACATGGAGAAATCCTTTAAGTCGTTTACAGGCTTTTGGTGATGGTATTTATCAAGCTATGTTACGTATGCATTTATTTGAGCTATTAAATTGTCGTGTACAAACAGAATCGCAGGCAGTGTTCTATTCAATATATTTAAGTGGTGGTACAGCTCATGATAAAGCATTGTTTGCAAAATGTGTAAGTGATTTTTTTGATGAAATAGATAATCAACGTTATATTCTGTATCATAAGCATAAAAGAAATAAAATGGATAGATATTTTGTTGTTCCTGATATTTTTTCTAAACGTAAAGAGGATGCAATGATTTTTGCTCAGTGCATGCAACCTTATATTGGTAGATATCAATTGATTTATACAAGAAATGAAGCAGGAAGAAAGATTTTATTACAAGGTAGAAAAGATGCTTTGGCGAATAGACAAAATCGAGTCATGACAAGAAAGAAAGTTAAGGGAGCTTTGGAATAG
- a CDS encoding DUF5684 domain-containing protein: MHIILGSYYSLFSMIGWWGVFKKAGYSGWYALIPFVNLYFICKVITGNGLNFLWFLLPIINVFYAFYLIFRLSYVFGHGFMFGLGLLFIYGLFIVILGFGSSRYRGYR; the protein is encoded by the coding sequence ATGCATATTATATTAGGATCGTATTATTCTTTATTTTCTATGATTGGATGGTGGGGTGTTTTTAAAAAAGCTGGGTATTCAGGCTGGTATGCACTCATTCCTTTTGTGAATTTGTATTTTATTTGTAAAGTTATTACAGGAAATGGATTAAACTTTTTATGGTTTTTGCTTCCAATTATTAATGTTTTTTATGCCTTTTATTTGATATTTCGTTTGTCCTATGTTTTTGGACATGGATTTATGTTTGGTTTAGGTTTGTTGTTCATTTATGGTTTGTTTATTGTGATATTAGGGTTTGGAAGTTCTAGGTATCGTGGATATAGATAA
- a CDS encoding glycoside hydrolase family 1 protein, which yields MSFPSGFYWGGATAANQLEGGWQEGGKGISCPDICTGGTATTSKRITPVLEEGTFYPSHDAIDHYHRYKEDIALFAEMGFKMYRFSIAWTRIFPNGDEETPNEEGLKFYEDLIDECLKYGIEPMVTISHYEVPFHLTQKWNSWADRRMIDCYLNFCKAIFERYKGKVKYWLTFNEINSATTPMGGFLSQGILNEIKPMAFMEQVDVPNNRFQGLHHQFLASALAVKMAHEIDSNYQVGCMQIMATSYALTCNPEDEIVNQQKNHLMNWFCSDVQCRGKYPNYMKRYFKDNNITVNMEPGDDEILATGPVDFYTCSYYMSNCQTADTSKGSGKGNILGGVPNPYLKASDWGWQIDPIGLRYSLNEIWDRYQKPIFVVENGLGAYDKIDDDGKVRDGYRVDYLRSHIQQMHEAVLDGVDLKGYTPWGCIDLVSASTGEMAKRYGFIFVERYDDGTGDFSRKRKESFYWYQKVIETNGEDLG from the coding sequence ATGAGTTTTCCAAGTGGATTTTATTGGGGTGGTGCAACTGCCGCAAATCAATTAGAAGGTGGTTGGCAAGAAGGCGGTAAAGGTATCTCTTGTCCAGATATTTGTACTGGTGGAACTGCTACAACAAGTAAAAGAATTACACCTGTTTTAGAAGAAGGAACTTTCTATCCTAGTCATGATGCAATTGATCACTATCATAGATATAAAGAAGATATTGCATTATTTGCTGAAATGGGATTTAAGATGTATCGTTTTTCTATTGCATGGACAAGGATTTTCCCAAATGGTGATGAAGAAACACCAAACGAAGAAGGATTAAAGTTTTATGAAGATTTAATTGATGAATGTTTAAAATATGGTATTGAACCAATGGTTACAATTTCTCACTATGAAGTACCTTTCCATTTAACACAAAAATGGAATTCATGGGCTGATCGTAGAATGATTGACTGTTATTTGAATTTCTGTAAGGCTATTTTTGAACGCTATAAAGGAAAAGTCAAATACTGGTTAACATTTAATGAAATCAATAGTGCAACAACACCTATGGGTGGATTCTTATCACAAGGAATTTTAAATGAAATCAAACCTATGGCATTTATGGAACAAGTCGATGTGCCTAATAATCGTTTCCAAGGTTTACATCATCAGTTTTTAGCAAGTGCTTTAGCAGTTAAAATGGCACATGAAATTGATTCAAATTATCAAGTAGGATGTATGCAAATTATGGCAACAAGTTATGCATTGACTTGTAACCCTGAAGATGAAATTGTTAATCAACAAAAGAATCATTTAATGAATTGGTTCTGTAGTGATGTGCAATGTCGTGGAAAATATCCTAACTATATGAAAAGATATTTTAAAGATAACAATATTACAGTTAATATGGAACCTGGTGATGATGAAATTTTAGCGACTGGACCAGTAGATTTCTATACATGTTCTTACTATATGTCAAATTGTCAAACTGCTGATACATCTAAAGGATCTGGTAAAGGAAATATCTTAGGTGGTGTTCCTAATCCGTATTTAAAAGCAAGTGATTGGGGATGGCAGATTGACCCAATTGGATTACGTTATTCATTAAATGAAATTTGGGATCGTTATCAAAAACCAATCTTTGTTGTGGAAAATGGTTTAGGTGCTTATGACAAGATTGATGATGATGGTAAAGTGCGTGATGGTTATCGTGTGGATTATTTAAGAAGTCACATTCAACAAATGCATGAAGCTGTTTTAGATGGTGTTGATTTAAAAGGTTATACACCTTGGGGATGTATTGATCTTGTTTCAGCATCAACTGGTGAAATGGCGAAACGTTATGGATTTATCTTTGTTGAAAGATATGATGATGGAACTGGTGATTTCTCTCGTAAAAGAAAAGAGTCATTCTATTGGTATCAAAAAGTCATTGAAACAAATGGGGAAGATTTAGGATAG